From one Stigmatella aurantiaca genomic stretch:
- a CDS encoding tetratricopeptide repeat protein codes for MFKLLLGGTALVGAALGPGSAEAAAKVIGPGFGRICYEYARAGHASDVGLEACNQALAEQNLAPGDRAATLVNRGILHMYAKAHALALASYEQALRVDPAQAEAYVNQGIALVNLGRDAEAVAAVNRALELNTARPELAYYTRAIAHEMLGNDRAAFNDYRQAAALKPGWQEPHTQLRRFSVLPKGQG; via the coding sequence ATGTTCAAGCTGCTTCTCGGTGGGACCGCGCTCGTAGGGGCGGCTCTGGGGCCAGGGTCCGCGGAAGCCGCAGCCAAGGTGATCGGCCCTGGGTTTGGCCGCATCTGCTACGAGTACGCCCGGGCCGGACACGCCTCGGACGTGGGCCTGGAGGCCTGCAACCAGGCGCTCGCCGAGCAGAACCTGGCTCCGGGAGATCGCGCCGCGACCCTCGTCAACCGCGGGATTCTCCACATGTATGCCAAGGCGCACGCGCTCGCACTCGCCAGCTACGAGCAGGCACTGCGGGTGGATCCGGCTCAGGCCGAGGCCTATGTGAACCAGGGCATCGCGCTGGTGAACCTGGGCCGGGACGCCGAGGCGGTAGCGGCGGTCAACCGGGCGCTGGAGCTGAACACCGCACGGCCCGAGCTCGCCTACTACACGCGCGCCATCGCCCACGAGATGCTCGGCAACGACCGCGCCGCCTTCAACGACTACCGCCAGGCCGCGGCGCTCAAGCCCGGGTGGCAGGAGCCGCACACGCAGCTTCGGCGCTTCTCGGTCCTCCCCAAGGGCCAGGGCTGA
- a CDS encoding RidA family protein: MTSKATTYTHGVSWEEGFGVSQGYSINGTIYISGQFSHDMTGAFVGEGDFEAQAKQTLENLDRVLAGFGATRDHLAEVVAYLTNPKEHFEPFAPLYKAYVGKHRPAATLIGVTGLAFPHQLIEIRAVAHTG, translated from the coding sequence ATGACAAGCAAGGCCACCACGTACACGCACGGCGTCTCATGGGAAGAGGGCTTCGGCGTCAGCCAGGGCTACAGCATCAACGGCACCATCTACATCTCGGGGCAGTTCTCCCACGACATGACGGGCGCCTTCGTGGGAGAAGGTGATTTCGAGGCCCAGGCGAAGCAGACGTTGGAGAACCTCGATCGCGTGCTCGCAGGCTTTGGCGCCACGCGTGACCACCTCGCGGAGGTGGTCGCCTACCTGACGAACCCCAAGGAACACTTCGAGCCCTTCGCCCCCCTGTACAAGGCGTATGTGGGGAAGCACCGGCCCGCGGCGACGCTCATCGGCGTCACAGGCCTGGCATTTCCCCACCAGCTGATCGAAATCCGCGCGGTCGCCCACACTGGCTGA
- a CDS encoding cytochrome P450, which yields MKTRYDLLSPEVKANPYPTYAEMRHHSPVCQVDPGGMWAVSRYADVMRVLKDPGLFSSRGFGVATNPPWLGGNPFSESMLAMDPPEHGRLRTLITRAFGRAAMERLEPRVRAFAARAVAELPLGAPVDVMAPYALRIPAFVIGDMLGVDPALHVRLKRWADLITGGVTTVRPEEEERKQLARDAVAELKGAFGELLEKRRQAPGEDLLSELLRARVEGEALTPSELMAFCALLLVGGIETAVNMLAVSLVVLLEQPALWTRLREDRSAIPAFIEEVLRYEPPVQAAPRLTTAEVELGGVRLPAGTPLLVLLGSACHDEAQFPQADRFDMDRPGPQNLPFGHGIHFCLGAQLARMEGRLALEALLDRCARLERGPEPVRWHRTLVVRGPASLPVVLHPAGGP from the coding sequence ATGAAGACCCGGTACGATTTGCTGTCGCCCGAAGTGAAAGCCAATCCCTATCCCACGTACGCGGAGATGCGCCATCACTCGCCCGTGTGCCAGGTGGACCCCGGCGGCATGTGGGCCGTGTCCCGCTATGCCGATGTGATGCGCGTGCTGAAGGACCCGGGACTGTTCTCCTCCCGGGGCTTCGGGGTGGCCACCAACCCGCCGTGGCTGGGCGGCAATCCCTTCTCCGAGTCGATGCTGGCGATGGATCCGCCCGAGCATGGGCGGCTGCGGACGCTCATCACCCGCGCGTTTGGCCGCGCCGCCATGGAGCGGCTGGAGCCGCGCGTGCGGGCGTTCGCGGCGCGCGCCGTGGCCGAGCTCCCCCTGGGAGCGCCCGTGGACGTCATGGCCCCCTATGCCCTGCGGATTCCGGCCTTCGTCATCGGGGACATGCTGGGGGTGGACCCCGCGCTGCATGTGCGGCTCAAGCGCTGGGCGGACCTCATCACCGGCGGCGTCACCACCGTGCGTCCCGAGGAGGAGGAGCGCAAACAGTTGGCCCGGGACGCCGTGGCGGAGCTGAAGGGCGCCTTCGGCGAGCTGCTGGAGAAGCGCCGGCAGGCGCCTGGCGAGGACCTGCTGAGCGAGCTGCTCCGGGCGCGCGTGGAGGGCGAGGCCCTGACACCCTCCGAGCTGATGGCCTTCTGCGCGCTGCTGCTGGTGGGCGGCATCGAGACGGCGGTGAACATGCTGGCCGTCTCCCTGGTGGTCCTGCTGGAGCAGCCCGCGCTCTGGACCCGGCTGCGCGAGGACCGCTCCGCCATCCCCGCCTTCATCGAGGAGGTGCTGCGCTACGAGCCTCCGGTGCAGGCCGCCCCAAGGTTGACCACCGCGGAGGTGGAGCTGGGCGGGGTGCGCCTGCCCGCGGGCACGCCGCTGCTCGTGCTGCTGGGCTCCGCCTGCCATGACGAGGCCCAGTTTCCCCAGGCGGACCGCTTCGACATGGACCGGCCCGGCCCCCAGAACCTGCCCTTCGGGCATGGCATCCACTTCTGCCTGGGCGCGCAGCTGGCGCGGATGGAAGGGCGGCTGGCGCTGGAGGCGCTGCTGGACCGGTGTGCCCGGCTGGAGCGGGGACCGGAGCCCGTGCGCTGGCACCGCACACTGGTGGTCCGGGGGCCCGCGAGTCTGCCCGTGGTGCTGCACCCCGCGGGTGGCCCCTAA
- a CDS encoding DUF5011 domain-containing protein, translating into MKPSVGIVPAVLLSLPMALPAQAQSTPNLVVNGGFEAPALGRGSVQYFPSIPGWLMQSGCSIEIQNHVAGSPMEGAQHLELDSFCPTTLFQNFNTQAGHSYLLSFGYSPRPGVSDNLIRVYWDGLLVAELNASGSGRTDTHWQHVTLPVTAQGSSTRLTFADASLNDSVGGYIDAVSVTEAGGSCSEAPGVPSLTLQGPSEMTLECGVDTWVDPGAQAADACGPLEVLKYNSGDDDGDGVPGAQDPDDYGPGPNTAAEGTYSVQYAARTSVGDLVSAIRSVHVEDRLPPALKLKGAAQLTHTCGTGWVDPGVEATDACYGNVAADVKVSGYVNGWSAGSYTLTYTLTDSGNNAAVPVTRTVDVVNCPW; encoded by the coding sequence ATGAAACCCTCTGTTGGAATTGTCCCGGCGGTACTGCTCTCTCTGCCCATGGCCCTCCCGGCCCAGGCCCAATCCACCCCTAACCTGGTGGTGAATGGCGGCTTCGAAGCACCCGCGCTGGGACGCGGCTCCGTGCAGTACTTCCCGTCCATCCCGGGTTGGTTGATGCAGAGCGGCTGCAGCATCGAGATCCAGAACCATGTGGCCGGCTCGCCGATGGAAGGCGCGCAGCACCTGGAGCTCGACTCTTTCTGCCCCACCACCCTCTTCCAGAACTTCAATACCCAGGCAGGCCACTCCTACCTGCTCTCCTTTGGTTATTCCCCCCGGCCCGGCGTCAGCGACAACCTGATTCGCGTGTACTGGGATGGGCTGCTGGTCGCGGAACTGAACGCCAGCGGTTCAGGCAGGACGGATACGCACTGGCAGCATGTCACCCTGCCGGTGACGGCGCAGGGAAGCAGCACCCGCCTCACCTTCGCGGATGCCAGCCTCAACGACTCCGTGGGTGGGTACATCGATGCGGTGAGCGTCACCGAGGCCGGGGGTTCGTGCTCGGAAGCGCCGGGAGTGCCCTCGCTGACGCTCCAAGGCCCCAGCGAGATGACCCTGGAGTGCGGCGTGGACACCTGGGTGGACCCCGGCGCACAGGCCGCGGACGCGTGCGGCCCCCTGGAGGTGCTCAAGTACAACTCCGGAGATGACGACGGAGACGGCGTGCCGGGCGCCCAGGATCCGGATGACTACGGGCCCGGCCCCAACACGGCGGCGGAGGGCACGTACTCGGTGCAGTACGCCGCGAGGACCTCGGTGGGAGACCTGGTGAGCGCCATCCGCTCGGTGCACGTGGAGGACCGGCTTCCCCCGGCGCTGAAGCTCAAGGGGGCCGCCCAGCTCACCCACACGTGCGGCACCGGGTGGGTGGACCCCGGCGTGGAAGCCACGGACGCGTGCTACGGCAACGTGGCGGCCGACGTGAAGGTCTCGGGGTATGTCAACGGGTGGAGCGCGGGCTCCTACACGCTGACCTACACGCTGACGGACAGCGGGAACAACGCCGCGGTGCCGGTGACCCGCACCGTGGATGTCGTCAACTGCCCCTGGTAG
- a CDS encoding LysR family transcriptional regulator, whose translation MRTKLNDILAFMAVVDAGSFVAGGQALGLTRSAAGKAVARLEDRLGARLLNRTTRTLSLTDEGRVLYERGLQVLAAVDDAEASVAGPASTPRGLLRLTVPDAFGRLMVLPILKKYLAAWPGVQVEVSFTDRRADIIEEGFDLAVRIGGMSEDTRLVSRVVARFKALLCAAPSYLAARGEPRNVDALAAHDCLIFSSRTRRQSWRFRAGDGSWVKAQGRSRLRMDSGEALRDAAVAGLGIAFLPDFLVAEDVAAGRLRQVLPKLDAGDVEILAIYPTRRLLEPRVRRFIDLMVDELGGSGSHWRCSTGSRPPSS comes from the coding sequence ATGCGCACGAAATTGAACGACATTCTCGCCTTCATGGCGGTCGTGGATGCAGGAAGCTTCGTGGCCGGAGGCCAGGCGCTGGGGCTGACCCGGTCGGCCGCAGGTAAGGCCGTTGCGCGCCTGGAGGACAGGCTCGGCGCGCGCCTCCTGAACCGCACGACGCGGACGTTGAGCCTCACGGACGAAGGCCGGGTGCTCTATGAGCGCGGCTTGCAGGTCCTCGCGGCGGTCGACGACGCCGAGGCCAGCGTGGCGGGGCCCGCCAGCACCCCGCGCGGACTGCTGCGGCTCACCGTTCCGGATGCCTTCGGGCGGCTCATGGTGCTTCCCATTCTGAAGAAGTATCTCGCGGCCTGGCCCGGCGTTCAGGTCGAGGTGAGCTTCACGGATCGCCGGGCCGACATCATCGAGGAAGGCTTCGACCTGGCGGTCCGGATTGGCGGCATGAGCGAGGATACCCGTCTGGTGTCGCGGGTCGTTGCCCGGTTCAAGGCGCTGCTGTGTGCCGCGCCGTCCTATCTCGCCGCGCGGGGGGAGCCGCGCAATGTCGATGCGCTGGCAGCCCATGACTGCCTGATCTTCAGCAGCCGCACCCGCAGGCAGAGCTGGCGGTTCCGCGCCGGCGACGGTTCCTGGGTCAAGGCACAAGGGCGGAGCCGCTTGAGGATGGACAGCGGAGAGGCGCTCCGCGATGCCGCCGTGGCCGGGCTCGGCATCGCGTTCCTTCCGGACTTCCTGGTGGCGGAGGACGTGGCCGCGGGACGTTTGCGGCAGGTGCTGCCCAAGCTTGATGCAGGCGACGTCGAAATCCTGGCCATCTACCCGACCCGGCGTCTCCTGGAGCCACGCGTCAGGCGCTTCATCGATCTCATGGTCGACGAGCTTGGGGGCTCAGGGTCTCATTGGCGGTGCTCAACAGGCTCCAGACCGCCATCATCATGA